From the genome of Impatiens glandulifera chromosome 9, dImpGla2.1, whole genome shotgun sequence, one region includes:
- the LOC124914617 gene encoding F-box/LRR-repeat protein At4g29420 — translation MDELPPALVLEILNRLNNTTDLARCRLTSKSLNSIAAEIRSIHLQCSFDRYTKSRSPVTASQVTPFKEIFRTLISNTKHVVDSITIGVEKPLRGISFDDAEDELDDLYLTCVDFVSEWLPVHGRQLRSLSISDFWIQSCWRQSNVLSLISSFCHHLEEVELKNTWLSMDGLNKMHNLTSLTLEFIRLEDENLSKLNDCFPFLRVLILNEVGGLKEPMINLLHLTTCQWTVSNAPLSLSISAPKLVKFKLNCVRPNTLLIDAPLLSDFSITLSNTNHFLVKELPNLRTLKIESPNLGRFISIFPFGKTVNSLSLDSSSKEEFNLMSVMDAFPNVRSLTIGHLAWSEAEIQFQHDKGRSNNGNIAIKGLKQITAHLVLAEVELTQALIFDILGRCSDLSDVTLLVHRNVDSIIASNLMAKCMACNARVRWRLGNWGQ, via the exons ATGGACGAACTTCCTCCAGCTCTAGTTCTCGAAATTCTGAATCGTCTCAATAACACAACAGATCTCGCTCGATGCCGATTAACATCCAAATCTCTCAATTCCATTGCTGCTGAGATCCGTTCCATACACCTACAGTGTTCTTTCGATCGTTATACCAAGTCTCGATCGCCCGTAACCGCTTCCCAGGTCACGCCGTTCAAGGAAATATTTCGTACACTGATCTCAAACACAAAGCACGTCGTCGATTCAATCACTATCGGCGTCGAGAAGCCTCTACGAGGAATTTCATTCGACGACGCTGAGGACGAATTGGACGATTTATACCTCACCTGCGTTGATTTCGTATCGGAATGGCTTCCAGTTCATGGAAGACAACTGAGATCGCTTTCAATTTCGGATTTCTGGATTCAATCCTGTTGGAGACAATCGAACGTTTTGTCATTGATTTCTTCCTTCT GTCATCATCTAGAGGAGGTAGAACTGAAGAATACTTGGCTGTCTATGGATGGTTTGAATAAAATGCACAATCTCACTAGTTTGACTTTGGAATTCATAAGATTAGAAGATGAAAACCTTAGTAAGTTGAATGATTGCTTCCCTTTTCTTCGAGTTCTGATTCTAAATGAAGTTGGAGGTCTAAAAGAACCAATGATTAATCTCCTACACTTAACAACCTGTCAATGGACAGTCTCAAATGCTCCACTATCTCTTTCAATATCTGCACCAAAGCTTGTGAAATTCAAGCTTAACTGTGTGAGACCCAATACACTTCTCATTGATGCTCCACTTCTATCTGATTTCAGTATCACTCTATCGAATACAAACCATTTTCTAGTCAAAGAACTTCCTAATTTGAGAACCCTTAAGATTGAATCTCCAAATCTTGGCAGATTTATTAGCATTTTCCCATTTGGTAAAACAGTAAACAGTCTGAGCTTGGACTCATCATCCAAGGAGGAGTTTAATCTCATGTCTGTAATGGATGCCTTCCCAAATGTGAGATCTTTAACAATTGGTCATCTGGCTTGGTCTGAGGCAGAGATTCAATTCCAACATGATAAGGGAAGATCAAACAATGGGAATATTGCAATAAAGGGGTTGAAACAAATCACAGCACATTTAGTTCTTGCTGAAGTCGAGCTTACGCAGGCTTTGATTTTCGATATATTGGGAAGATGTTCTGATTTATCGGACGTGACATTGCTTGTTCATAGGAATGTCGATTCCATCATTGCTAGCAATCTAATGGCGAAGTGCATGGCCTGTAATGCCCGTGTGAGATGGAGATTGGGGAATTGGGGACAATAA